Proteins from a single region of Candidatus Goldiibacteriota bacterium:
- a CDS encoding cupin, which yields MMEIIKKAKVMKTAGKPPKKIEEFIGMESNGIKEISIARMKSLSGWSEPGQTPDFDEYITVIKGFLRVKTKTKTADIKAGQSVIMTKDTWVQYSTPKGAEYFSVCLPAFTMNSVHRNEK from the coding sequence ATAATGGAAATAATTAAAAAAGCAAAAGTAATGAAGACTGCGGGAAAGCCGCCGAAGAAGATAGAAGAATTTATCGGGATGGAAAGCAACGGGATAAAAGAGATAAGCATAGCGCGCATGAAAAGCCTTTCAGGCTGGAGCGAACCCGGGCAGACCCCTGATTTTGACGAATACATTACCGTTATAAAAGGTTTTTTAAGGGTAAAGACAAAAACAAAGACCGCGGATATTAAAGCGGGGCAGTCAGTGATTATGACAAAAGATACATGGGTGCAGTATTCCACCCCAAAAGGCGCGGAATATTTTTCCGTATGCCTGCCGGCGTTTACTATGAACTCCGTTCACAGGAATGAGAAATAG